Sequence from the Elusimicrobiota bacterium genome:
ATGGCCACAGGCGCAGGTCACCACCGCCTTGCTGTGATAGCTGCGCCGTCCATCCTTGGGATTCTCTTGGCGGAACTCGAAGACCTGACCGTGCGGGCAGGTGAAGCGGTCCTGCTCGCTATCATAAGTCATCGTGTTTATCTTGCTCGCCGATGACTCCTTGCCTTCCCGCCCCGTCGCGCATACGGGCACGACTTCGTGGTCGCGGCAGCTATCAAGCGTGCCCTTGTTGGCGTAGCCCGCGTCGGCGACCAACTTCTCGGGAGCCGCGCCCAAATCCCGCTCCATATTCTCCAGCGCGGGCTTGACCGCGCTCGCGTCCTGCACCGAATCCTCAAGGTGGTTCTCGACGATGATCTGGCTGTCCATGTCGACGGCGGCCTGGGCGTTGTAGATGTAGCGCGCGCCCTCGCCGGGCTTGGCGTGGCAGCGCGCGTCGTGATCCGCGAATGATATCTGCTTCTTCGGGTCGATCTCCTCACCGGGGTGATCGCGGCCTTCGCGCTCCTCAAGCGCCGCTTTCGCCTCTTCGATCCTGGCCAGACGATCCTCCCGCCGCGACAGCTCCTTCGACAGACGGTAACCGTCGTCGTCCGAGCCGTGCGTCTTGTCTTCGCTCGCGTCCGTCGCCTCCGCCCGCTTGATCAGCCCCTCGATCTCGGCCTTGAGCTTGCGTTCCTCCTCGATCATCCGCCCATAACTCATCGCCTTGTGCTTCGAGGTATCCGCGTCGATCTTGCAGCCGTCCAGCGCCACCGCCCCCAAGCGTGCCAGTCCCAGTTCCTTCGCAAGCTTGACTGTCTGTACGAACACGCTCTTCATGTCCGAACGGTGCCGCCGTCGGAACTCGATGAACGTCTTGAACGCGGGCGTCTCCATCCCGGCCAGGAACTTGAACGCCAGGTTCTCCTGGCTGGCGCGCTGCAGTTTTCGAGAACTGAAGACGCCCGC
This genomic interval carries:
- a CDS encoding IS1182 family transposase gives rise to the protein MFRPYDQKQAFLLPPSLSEFLDQDHPAHVINDIVDRLDLSRLENRYGNLGQPAYHPRMMVKVILYGFTAGVFSSRKLQRASQENLAFKFLAGMETPAFKTFIEFRRRHRSDMKSVFVQTVKLAKELGLARLGAVALDGCKIDADTSKHKAMSYGRMIEEERKLKAEIEGLIKRAEATDASEDKTHGSDDDGYRLSKELSRREDRLARIEEAKAALEEREGRDHPGEEIDPKKQISFADHDARCHAKPGEGARYIYNAQAAVDMDSQIIVENHLEDSVQDASAVKPALENMERDLGAAPEKLVADAGYANKGTLDSCRDHEVVPVCATGREGKESSASKINTMTYDSEQDRFTCPHGQVFEFRQENPKDGRRSYHSKAVVTCACGHEKLKDGRAALRVYPSQFAKRELQRIMTEPGNRDVYRRRKCTVEPVFGQIQVGMGFRRFFYRGHANTGSEWNLVCAAFNVKKIAATMRRRAGPWGRFWAQAGRCVHLLRLWIGRTALYDAPMLQYI